A region from the Desmonostoc muscorum LEGE 12446 genome encodes:
- the mobV gene encoding MobV family relaxase, with the protein MAYAIARLKKLKRGNISGSASHTARERETPNADPTQKNIRFIGSLNPEERLEDLVLAKIGDSEQKRKIRTDAVYCVELLLSASPSYFRPNCPTQAGYYEPQKLDEWLEATHQWLADEYGSRIVRAELHLDEATPHIHAYFVPLDDEGQLRCNHFFDGRHKIHEFQDSYYNTMRLIGLERGIKGSKAQHQDIKDFYRIVEEGRDLEVDELSAAQLKAKAADRDRANQRKQEMEATAKALALENEQLRRRIEQLEQDNQSIKKLTEWSTDLALDDVAWELGLWRKGNEWVGGNHIINIDASQFTDFGNGSSLGGNSAIDLVKHVNQCNQTQAIAWIGERFGEAGAQRAAIAHAQKVAALIIQTQPAPQFTLPVEDKANWSGVEHYLKQKRGIPSDCVQMLHNQGLVYADSKANVVFVMRDLDGKTKGAFLEGTTNTFSGYELGTVRRDSWFYFTLGKKPSDKASTAVLSDSPIDAISVAMLEYLFKGIPENRTVYMAVDDTSNLPVERLRNVTHVQVAFSQLTVARAIKELLPHSTQLKCESRDWNTQLVNFSHQLQQRYSQQNHEELEL; encoded by the coding sequence ATGGCATACGCGATCGCGCGATTAAAAAAATTAAAGCGGGGTAATATATCAGGGAGTGCATCTCACACCGCACGAGAAAGAGAAACCCCTAATGCAGATCCCACTCAAAAAAATATTCGGTTCATCGGTAGTCTCAACCCAGAGGAACGACTAGAGGATTTAGTCTTAGCCAAGATAGGGGACTCGGAGCAGAAGCGGAAGATTCGCACTGATGCGGTGTACTGCGTGGAGTTACTGTTGAGTGCATCGCCCAGTTATTTCCGTCCCAACTGCCCCACTCAAGCCGGTTACTATGAACCACAAAAGCTGGATGAATGGCTAGAAGCGACTCATCAGTGGTTAGCGGATGAATATGGATCTCGCATTGTCCGCGCCGAATTACATTTAGATGAAGCCACACCTCATATTCACGCTTATTTTGTGCCTTTGGATGATGAGGGACAGCTACGGTGCAATCATTTCTTTGATGGACGGCACAAAATTCATGAGTTTCAGGATTCGTACTACAACACGATGCGGCTAATTGGGCTAGAGCGAGGTATCAAGGGAAGCAAAGCCCAGCACCAGGACATCAAGGACTTTTACCGCATTGTGGAGGAGGGGCGCGACTTAGAAGTTGATGAGCTAAGTGCAGCGCAATTGAAGGCCAAGGCTGCCGACCGAGACAGGGCGAATCAGCGTAAGCAAGAGATGGAAGCTACAGCCAAAGCTCTAGCTCTTGAAAATGAACAGTTACGGCGGCGGATAGAGCAATTGGAGCAAGATAATCAATCAATAAAAAAGCTTACCGAGTGGTCAACTGATTTAGCTTTGGATGATGTTGCTTGGGAGTTGGGACTGTGGCGTAAAGGGAATGAATGGGTAGGAGGAAACCACATCATTAATATAGATGCCTCTCAATTTACTGACTTTGGCAATGGTTCTTCGTTAGGGGGTAATAGTGCTATTGATTTAGTCAAGCACGTTAATCAATGCAACCAAACCCAAGCGATCGCATGGATCGGGGAGCGATTTGGTGAAGCTGGGGCCCAACGTGCAGCGATCGCTCATGCTCAAAAAGTTGCGGCTCTTATTATCCAAACTCAACCAGCACCCCAATTTACGCTACCCGTTGAGGATAAAGCTAACTGGTCAGGCGTTGAACATTACCTCAAACAGAAACGAGGCATACCTTCTGATTGCGTACAAATGTTACATAACCAGGGGCTAGTTTATGCCGACTCAAAAGCAAATGTTGTGTTTGTGATGCGGGATCTCGACGGAAAGACCAAAGGAGCATTTTTAGAAGGTACAACCAATACATTCTCTGGTTATGAATTAGGTACAGTTCGCCGTGATAGCTGGTTTTACTTTACTTTAGGGAAAAAGCCTAGTGATAAAGCTAGCACTGCTGTACTGTCTGACTCTCCCATTGATGCCATTTCAGTAGCCATGCTCGAATATCTCTTTAAAGGAATACCAGAAAACAGAACAGTTTACATGGCAGTAGACGACACTTCAAATTTACCTGTTGAAAGATTACGTAATGTGACTCATGTACAGGTAGCTTTTAGTCAACTAACTGTGGCACGGGCTATTAAAGAACTATTGCCACACTCGACTCAACTCAAGTGCGAAAGTAGGGATTGGAATACGCAGTTAGTCAATTTCTCTCATCAATTGCAACAACGTTATTCACAACAAAATCACGAGGAATTAGAGCTATAG
- a CDS encoding ParM/StbA family protein, with amino-acid sequence MNRKSISDSAESTKVVLTLDLGASTTKAIAQVYPDGVPIVITMEPEIADVGYGSIEFLSSQSSVQDNTVWIGIGEEYYVLGALSKSMFAGTSAIKDLKYSYALPKITALMWLAIRRLGLGGKVDLGIYLQILLPPGEIAHANHLGKQLTQRLKTGVKTPTGKFKCKIRSFNAALEGAGLLTYRSRNVNVNYFQKNIGMLMLGYRNASFTLSMKGNSSKAESTDLGMNWLVSQFVERTAVGLSKEDSRLVKAIVEARDGDFDSLRRLSRKNKPEQIQLDVDLFEKILPLVREEYTRALLRWVKGIAVMDEVLICGGTATFVRHELTQHFENVGIPICWNGGMELPKYLDTMGLGDRVCDVWGSHISHIKMLDFNFKYDRQDKPLVPDYYVQPPSPLSVAEMRAKNGYLTSKFF; translated from the coding sequence ATGAATAGAAAGAGCATTTCGGACTCTGCCGAGTCCACAAAAGTTGTCCTCACGTTGGATTTAGGGGCAAGTACAACCAAGGCGATAGCACAGGTATACCCAGACGGAGTGCCAATAGTAATAACGATGGAACCAGAGATAGCAGATGTGGGCTATGGTTCAATAGAGTTTTTATCAAGCCAATCCTCGGTACAAGACAATACAGTATGGATAGGTATTGGTGAAGAATATTATGTTTTAGGCGCATTATCGAAAAGTATGTTTGCTGGGACATCAGCAATCAAGGACTTGAAATACAGTTATGCACTACCGAAGATAACAGCATTGATGTGGTTGGCAATTCGACGGTTGGGATTGGGGGGAAAAGTTGATTTGGGGATTTATTTACAAATATTGTTGCCACCAGGAGAAATAGCTCATGCCAATCATTTGGGTAAACAATTAACACAGAGATTAAAAACAGGTGTCAAAACACCAACAGGGAAGTTCAAATGTAAAATCAGAAGTTTTAATGCGGCACTAGAAGGGGCTGGACTATTGACGTATCGCAGCCGTAATGTCAATGTCAACTATTTCCAAAAAAATATAGGAATGTTGATGTTGGGGTATAGGAATGCTAGTTTTACCCTCTCAATGAAAGGCAATTCATCAAAAGCGGAATCAACGGATTTAGGGATGAATTGGCTTGTGAGTCAGTTTGTTGAAAGAACTGCGGTAGGTTTGTCCAAAGAAGATTCACGCTTAGTTAAAGCAATAGTAGAAGCCAGAGATGGGGATTTTGACTCATTACGTCGATTATCACGGAAAAATAAACCAGAGCAAATACAATTGGATGTAGATTTATTCGAGAAGATATTACCCCTAGTTCGTGAAGAATACACCCGTGCCTTATTACGATGGGTAAAAGGTATAGCTGTTATGGATGAGGTGCTAATTTGTGGGGGAACAGCAACTTTTGTACGTCACGAGCTAACCCAACATTTTGAAAATGTTGGCATTCCCATTTGCTGGAATGGTGGGATGGAGCTTCCTAAATATCTAGACACAATGGGATTAGGAGATAGAGTATGTGATGTTTGGGGATCTCACATTAGCCATATCAAAATGCTGGATTTTAATTTCAAATATGACCGCCAAGATAAACCTTTAGTCCCTGATTATTATGTTCAGCCACCTTCTCCTTTGTCGGTAGCCGAGATGAGGGCTAAAAATGGATATTTAACTAGCAAGTTCTTCTAA